Proteins from one Pithys albifrons albifrons isolate INPA30051 chromosome 2, PitAlb_v1, whole genome shotgun sequence genomic window:
- the LOC139685083 gene encoding cullin-9-like isoform X5 has protein sequence MVNEKHNGNLVVQLGPKLQAYPEELLRQRRGHDGQPEYLIQWSVISLEERAVGGSSASSTEAKPENISMWMSAEEVCASCPALLGKRKLEGPWVKEEKAPSLPPADVPLDEASLLEMKADVRNLVQRAVRQVAEAGTPKSSILNTVHVLSAYASIGSLAGAFRETGALDMLIKVLCHKEKQIRRSAGKMLRALASHDAESRAYVLLSLSQQDGIEEHMDFDSRCTFLELFAEITSSEEQCMSFEGIHLPQVPGKLLFVLVKRYLCAISLLDKPSSGVEQGEEQQGCAVPSPFPEERNHVKQEFEFSMAMANLISELVHVMGWNHSYKPELLPRQEFWPHTTRSIFQHKTSASTAAEAVPSSPPKEPMTFKTRSAFPSRSSYVEYVQANLVYGMRVRMLEDYEQVSAGDEGEFRQSNDGMQSVQVYWQALGCTYWVHWHMVEIIGASGQKELKGQQKVNTLTRSHRLRAVAQPFLGKPLGGLYSLPYLGQPPTQAAEALSRAEWWELLFFVRKLEAQKQKEINFVIQQDQGQQVDEEALIQLSVPVELAQKVLQVLEKQCQGSTLCDLRGSHVYARYLLNRGAKQDDERSTAVSSESDGCRSTGPEASMAKATKEDLSAATVPPQVPTVVVKSDSQLFSELFESEGLSFPEVTEEQIRVLGSSKGVSESSSLTEITAVVNVIESSSSAMGLRLAGLKQILRILEEEPESKQQVGTAQARLGTRCAGLIPGADPAAVEPCGQGEVGWQGPRCWCGSGSAGRLLLSCPFPSREKLVHVAVELLITEASEKALVAVMLRLLAVLMVQYDWRVPFATEGGVRAVLACMRHHSSSALVQQAGLAALKVLVGAADGEPGGGSEKSLPWNQGDAQMMREIFASIGSASSEGSASLLSTIPAALSTMQRVPGGSSGVQNGLLVVNMLMDGHRGLAEQLSSCDLPAVLQSCWRDGQSIGCPHTVLALRAINRLAEHQLPLGLEAAGREPPLDLKGMQMLLGRLEDDALSKEVVVALERQLCSEDSVTSGQVSQLLQDHSCFRLLLHSLELLGAEKTMTLSILRILNKFLDSYQEGVLPWHECVEPCVSSLSAHSSNLEQVLQEVVGFLHRLATASKDCVVVMCHVGTHKALSKALEKHSTAPSLVPALLTLLTDCEKYASLYKKLTTSILAGCIQLVLGQIEEHRRSHQPISIPFFDVFLHNLCQVSNMGMKEDKCWEKVQVSSNPHQASKLMDRNPRTYWESNGSTGSHFITVHMQCGVVIREMSMLVSSEDSSYMPCRVVVLGGDSPATIRTELNTVTILPSDSRVILLENMTRFWPIIQIRVKRCQQGGIDTRVRGIEVLGPKPMFWPIFKEQLCRRTFLSCTARAQTWCREICRDREQLLHLFGRLNQVLQHEQGFADRFLPDDEAARALGRTCWEALVNPLVQRITSPDPDGVSPLAWLLSEYLESVELPRRATGCRAAFGSCVRRLTQLLVHVDPGGPEPEETRAAGGKAGKNKELPARAAKAVVEKSSGLWGVSRCWRGVVQQQVQRFLKAAGRVPDFAERYCRLYQCLRSATEELFGQQAAFLLALGQGFAGALLQLSFPSALHALFGGPAADTRAILAGRSHRGADQAVLPQPLSPRYAEQLG, from the exons ATGGTGAATGAGAAGCACAATGGCAACCTGGTTGTGCAGCTGGGACCCAAACTGCAGGCCtacccagaggagctgctccgGCAGCGGCGAGGCCACGACGGCCAACCTGAATACCTGATCCAGTGGAGCGTGATCAGCTTGGAAGAGAGAGCAGTGGGAGGCAGCAGTGCCTCCTCTACAGAGGCCAAGCCAGAGAACATCTCGATGTGGATGTCTGCAGAAGAGGTCTGTGCCAGCTGCCCGGCACTGCTGGGCAAGAGGAAGCTGGAAGGGCCATGGGTGAAAGAGGAGAAGGCACCCAGTCTGCCGCCTGCAGATGTGCCGCTGGACGAAGCCTCGCTGCTGGAGATGAAGGCTGATGTCAGGAACCTGGTGCAGAGAGCAGTGCGGCAGGTGGCCGAGGCCGGGACGCCCAAGTCCTCCATCCTGAACACTGTCCACGTGCTGAGTGCCTACGCCAGCATTGGGTCCCTGGCGGGTGCCTTCAGGGAGACGGGAGCCCTGGACATGCTGATAAAGGTGCTGTGCCACAAGGAGAAGCAGATCCGCCGCAGTGCTGGCAAGATGCTGCGGGCCCTGGCTTCACATGATGCAG AGAGCCGGGCCTATGTCCTGCTGTCTCTGAGCCAGCAGGATGGCATTGAGGAGCACATGGACTTTGACAGTCGCTGCACCTTTCTGGAGCTGTTTGCTGAGATAACATCCTCTGAAGAGCAGTGCATGTCCTTTGAGGGGATTCACCTTCCACAG GtccctgggaagctgctcttTGTCCTGGTGAAGCGCTACCTGTGTGCCATTTCTCTCCTGGATAAGCCGAGCAGTGGcgtggagcagggagaggagcagcagggctgtgctgtgcccagcccgTTCCCTGAGGAGAGGAACCATGTGAAGCAGGAATTTGAGTTCAGCATGGCCATGGCAAACCTCATCTCAGAGCTGGTGCATGTGATGGGCTGGAACCACAGCTAcaagccagagctgctgccccgACAGGAGTTCTGGCCTCATACCACCCGCTCCATCTTCCAGCACAAGActtcagccagcactgctgctgaagCAGTCCCTTCTTCCCCACCAAAAGAGCCCATGACCTTCAAGACACGGTCAGCCTTCCCGAGCCGTAGCAGCTACGTCGAGTACGTGCAGGCGAACCTCGTGTACGGCATGCGGGTGCGCATGCTGGAGGACTATGAGCAGGTCAGCGCGGGTGATGAGGGTGAATTCCGCCAGAGCAACGACGGCATGCAATCCGTCCAG GTGTACTGGCAAGCCCTAGGCTGTACATACTGGGTTCATTGGCACATGGTTGAGATCATTGGCGCTTCAGGGCAAAAAGAGCTCAAGGGTCAGCAGAAGGTAAACACCCTGACACGAAGTCACAGACTGAGAGCAG tTGCACAGCCATTTCTGGGCAAGCCCTTGGGAGGGCTGTACTCCCTGCCTTACCTGGGACAGCCGCCTACCCAGGCTGCAGAGGCCCTGAGCCGTGCTGAGTGGTGGGAGCTGCTCTTTTTTGTGAGGAAGCTGGAagcacagaagcagaaagagaTCAACTTTGTCatccagcaggaccagggacagcag GTGGATGAAGAAGCCCTGATCCAGCTGTCGGTACCTGTGGAGCTGGCCCAGAAGGTGCTGCAGGTCTTGGAGAAGCAGTGTCAGGGCAGCACTCTGTGTGACCTGCGTGGCTCCCACGTCTATGCCAGATACCTCCTCAATAGGGGAGCCAAGCAGGATGATGAGAGGAGCACTGCAGTGTCATCAGAGAGCGATGGCTGCAGGAGCACTGGCCCTGAAGCCTCGATGGCCAAGGCAACAAAAGAAGACCTTTCTGCAGCCACAGTCCCACCCCAAGTCCCCACTGTGGTGGTGAAGTCGGATTCCCAGCTGTTCAGTGAGCTCTTTGAGAGTGAAGGGCTGTCCTTCCCTGAGGTGACGGAGGAGCAGATCAGAG TGTTGGGCAGCTCCAAGGGGGTGAGTGAGAGCAGCTCGCTGACCGAGATTACAGCCGTGGTGAACGTGATcgagagcagcagctcagcgATGGGGCTGCGCTTAGCTGGGCTCAAGCAAATCTTGAGGATCCTGGAGGAGGAACCTGAATCCAAGCAGCAAgttggcacagcccaggccaggctggggacCAGATGTGCTGG GCTGATTCCTGGGGCTGACCCAGCTGCAGTAGAGCCGTGTGGGCAGGGAGAAGTTGGCTGGCAGGGCCCAAGGTGCTggtgtggcagtggcagtgccgGGAGGCTCCTCCTGAGTTGTCCATTCCCGAGCAGGGAGAAGCTGGTGCACGTGGCAGTGGAGCTGCTGATCACTGAGGCGTCAGAGAAGGCGCTGGTGGCGGTGATGCTGCGGCTGCTGGCCGTGCTGATGGTGCAGTACGACTGGCGCGTGCCATTTGCCACAGAGGGCGGTGTGCGGGCCGTGCTGGCCTGCATGCGGCATCACAGCTCCTCCGCCCTGGTGCAGCAGGCTGGCCTGGCG GCCCTGAAGGTCCTTGTGGGAGCTGCAGACGGTGAGCCGGGAGGTGGCAGTGAGAAGTCTTTGCCCTGGAACCAAGGTGACGCGCAGATGATGCGGGAGATCTTTGCCAGCATTGGCTCTGCTTCCAGCgagggctctgccagcctgcTGAGTaccatccctgctgccctgagcaCCATGCAGAGGGTCCCAGG GGGCTCCTCAGGGGTGCAGAATGGCTTGCTGGTGGTAAACATGCTGATGGATGGGCACCGGGGCCTGGCGGAGCAGCTGTCGAGCTGTGATCTCCCCGcggtgctgcagagctgctggagggacgGGCAGAGCATTGGCTGTCCTCACACAGTGCTGGCCCTCCGTGCCATCAACCGACTCGCAGAGCACCAGCTGCCCCTGGGCCTGGAGGCAGCAG GCAGAGAGCCCCCCCTGGACCTGAAGGGCATGCAGATGCTTCTAGGCAGGCTGGAGGATGACGCCTTGTccaaggaggtggtggtggcCCTGGAGCggcagctctgcagtgaagACTCTGTCACCTCTGGGCAGGTGTCCCAGTTGCTGCAGGACCACAGCTGCTTCAGGCTGTTGCTGCACAgcttggagctgctgggggcAGAGAAGACCATGACTCTAAGCATCCTCAG GATCCTCAACAAGTTCCTGGACAGTTATCAGGAGGGTGTGCTGCCTTGGCACGAGTGTGTGGAGCCCTGTGTGTCCTCCCTAAGTGCCCACAGCAGCAACTTGGAG caggtgctgcaggaggttGTTGGCTTCCTGCACCGCCTGGCCACTGCCAGCAAGGACTGTGTGGTGGTGATGTGCCACGTGGGCACACACAAGGCTCTGTCGAAAGCCCTggaaaagcacagcacagctccgTCGctggtgccagcactgctcacccTGCTGACAGACTGTGAGAAGTATGCCAGCCTCTACAAGAAGCTGACAACCAGCATCTTGGCTGGATGCATCCAG CTGGTCCTGGGACAGATTGAGGAGCACCGCCGGAGCCACCAGCCCATCAGCATCCCTTTCTTTGATGTCTTCCTGCACAACCTGTGCCAAG TGTCCAACATGGGGATGAAGGAGGACAAGTGTTGGGAGAAGGTGCAAGTCTCGTCCAACCCGCACCAGGCCAGCAAGCTCATGGACAGGAACCCCAGGACATACTGGGAGTCGAACGGCAGCACTGGCTCACACTTCATCACTGTGCACATGCAGTGTGGTGTGGTGATCAG ggagaTGAGCATGCTGGTGTCCAGCGAGGACTCCAGCTATATGCCATGCCGTGTTGTGGTGCTGGGGGGAGACAGCCCTGCCACCATCAGAACGGAACTCAACACG GTGACCATCCTTCCTTCGGACAGCAGAGTGATCCTGCTGGAGAACATGACCCGCTTCTGGCCTATCATCCAGATCCGAGTGAAGCGGTGCCAGCAG GGTGGCATTGACACACGTGTGCGTGGCATTGAGGTGCTGGGTCCCAAGCCCATGTTCTGGCCCATCTTCAAGGAGCAGCTGTGCCGGCGGACATTTCTCTCCTGCACTGCTCGGGCTCAAACCTGGTGCCGGGAGATCTGCCGGGACCGGGAGCAACTGCTGCACCTCTTTGGCAG ACTGAACCAGGTGCTGCAGCACGAGCAGGGCTTTGCCGACCGCTTCCTTCCTGATGACGAGGCAGCCCGGGCATTGGGCAGGACATGCTGGGAGGCCCTGGTGAACCCGTTGGTGCAGAGGATCACTAGCCCAG ACCCTGATGGTGTCAGTCCCCTGGCCTGGCTTTTGAGCGAGTACCTGGAGAGTGTGGAGCTACCCCGCCGTGCCACGGGATGCCGGGCTGCCTTTGGTTCCTGCGTGCGGCGCCTGACCCAGCTTCTGGTGCACGTGGACCCTGGAGGCCCAGAGCCAGAGGAGACAAGAGCAGCTG GTGGGAAGGCGGGGAAGAATAAGGAGCTGCCAGCCAGAGCTGCAAAGGCAGTGGTGGAGAAATCAAGCGGCCTGTGGGGAGTCTCGCGGTGCTGGCGTGGCGTGGTGCAGCAGCAG GTGCAGCGGTTCCTGAAGGCAGCAGGGCGGGTGCCAGACTTTGCGGAGCGATACTGCAGGCTGTACCAGTGCCTGCGCAGTGCCACGGAGGAGCTCTTTGGACAGCAGGCTGCCTTCTTGCTGGCCCTGGGCCAAGGCTTCGCGGGGGCTTTGCTGCAGCTTTCCTTCCCGAGTGCCCTGCAT GCACTATTTGGGGGACCGGCTGCTGACACAAGGGCCATCTTGGCTGGAAGGAGTCATCGTGGAGCAGATCAGGCTGTGCTTCCCCAGCCGCTTTCCCCAAGATATGCTGAGCAACTTGGCTGA
- the LOC139685083 gene encoding cullin-9-like isoform X2, whose product MVNEKHNGNLVVQLGPKLQAYPEELLRQRRGHDGQPEYLIQWSVISLEERAVGGSSASSTEAKPENISMWMSAEEVCASCPALLGKRKLEGPWVKEEKAPSLPPADVPLDEASLLEMKADVRNLVQRAVRQVAEAGTPKSSILNTVHVLSAYASIGSLAGAFRETGALDMLIKVLCHKEKQIRRSAGKMLRALASHDAESRAYVLLSLSQQDGIEEHMDFDSRCTFLELFAEITSSEEQCMSFEGIHLPQVPGKLLFVLVKRYLCAISLLDKPSSGVEQGEEQQGCAVPSPFPEERNHVKQEFEFSMAMANLISELVHVMGWNHSYKPELLPRQEFWPHTTRSIFQHKTSASTAAEAVPSSPPKEPMTFKTRSAFPSRSSYVEYVQANLVYGMRVRMLEDYEQVSAGDEGEFRQSNDGMQSVQVYWQALGCTYWVHWHMVEIIGASGQKELKGQQKVNTLTRSHRLRAVAQPFLGKPLGGLYSLPYLGQPPTQAAEALSRAEWWELLFFVRKLEAQKQKEINFVIQQDQGQQVDEEALIQLSVPVELAQKVLQVLEKQCQGSTLCDLRGSHVYARYLLNRGAKQDDERSTAVSSESDGCRSTGPEASMAKATKEDLSAATVPPQVPTVVVKSDSQLFSELFESEGLSFPEVTEEQIRVLGSSKGVSESSSLTEITAVVNVIESSSSAMGLRLAGLKQILRILEEEPESKQQVGTAQARLGTRCAGLIPGADPAAVEPCGQGEVGWQGPRCWCGSGSAGRLLLSCPFPSREKLVHVAVELLITEASEKALVAVMLRLLAVLMVQYDWRVPFATEGGVRAVLACMRHHSSSALVQQAGLAALKVLVGAADGEPGGGSEKSLPWNQGDAQMMREIFASIGSASSEGSASLLSTIPAALSTMQRVPGGSSGVQNGLLVVNMLMDGHRGLAEQLSSCDLPAVLQSCWRDGQSIGCPHTVLALRAINRLAEHQLPLGLEAAGREPPLDLKGMQMLLGRLEDDALSKEVVVALERQLCSEDSVTSGQVSQLLQDHSCFRLLLHSLELLGAEKTMTLSILRILNKFLDSYQEGVLPWHECVEPCVSSLSAHSSNLEVLQEVVGFLHRLATASKDCVVVMCHVGTHKALSKALEKHSTAPSLVPALLTLLTDCEKYASLYKKLTTSILAGCIQLVLGQIEEHRRSHQPISIPFFDVFLHNLCQVSNMGMKEDKCWEKVQVSSNPHQASKLMDRNPRTYWESNGSTGSHFITVHMQCGVVIREMSMLVSSEDSSYMPCRVVVLGGDSPATIRTELNTVTILPSDSRVILLENMTRFWPIIQIRVKRCQQGGIDTRVRGIEVLGPKPMFWPIFKEQLCRRTFLSCTARAQTWCREICRDREQLLHLFGRLNQVLQHEQGFADRFLPDDEAARALGRTCWEALVNPLVQRITSPDPDGVSPLAWLLSEYLESVELPRRATGCRAAFGSCVRRLTQLLVHVDPGGPEPEETRAAGGKAGKNKELPARAAKAVVEKSSGLWGVSRCWRGVVQQQVQRFLKAAGRVPDFAERYCRLYQCLRSATEELFGQQAAFLLALGQGFAGALLQLSFPSALHVSEQLARYLDMQIQKFRRAVGSTGPLEQLQQFLEPFVVFSGLELAHTFEHFYRHYLGDRLLTQGPSWLEGVIVEQIRLCFPSRFPQDMLSNLAESEELQRQFCLFQLQEQDKQLLELDTGLDEVLQTASVANVPEVKVLALSPRCWPVSPLCYMDNPGRFFSAALSSPLDEFANFCWRSQSQLGWECRKPRRLQWTWLGHAELQFGDCVLHVSTLQMYILLCFNSSEEVAVEALLQATGLPADLVHHALTPLTNSQGILVQSCTPGAPGALQLNQAALAQASGHHLRLLPQQRYLQTEKAEVSTLERKRNVLCCLITRILKVEKQLQIDNLVFRVIDACQKGELGPGVQFLSFCCHSVDVLSCILHLLNQGYLRRQEGRPHVLEYISPKPTTPSSSQVQPQVAFQTVEIKTASSLAFAERRKTFSTFR is encoded by the exons ATGGTGAATGAGAAGCACAATGGCAACCTGGTTGTGCAGCTGGGACCCAAACTGCAGGCCtacccagaggagctgctccgGCAGCGGCGAGGCCACGACGGCCAACCTGAATACCTGATCCAGTGGAGCGTGATCAGCTTGGAAGAGAGAGCAGTGGGAGGCAGCAGTGCCTCCTCTACAGAGGCCAAGCCAGAGAACATCTCGATGTGGATGTCTGCAGAAGAGGTCTGTGCCAGCTGCCCGGCACTGCTGGGCAAGAGGAAGCTGGAAGGGCCATGGGTGAAAGAGGAGAAGGCACCCAGTCTGCCGCCTGCAGATGTGCCGCTGGACGAAGCCTCGCTGCTGGAGATGAAGGCTGATGTCAGGAACCTGGTGCAGAGAGCAGTGCGGCAGGTGGCCGAGGCCGGGACGCCCAAGTCCTCCATCCTGAACACTGTCCACGTGCTGAGTGCCTACGCCAGCATTGGGTCCCTGGCGGGTGCCTTCAGGGAGACGGGAGCCCTGGACATGCTGATAAAGGTGCTGTGCCACAAGGAGAAGCAGATCCGCCGCAGTGCTGGCAAGATGCTGCGGGCCCTGGCTTCACATGATGCAG AGAGCCGGGCCTATGTCCTGCTGTCTCTGAGCCAGCAGGATGGCATTGAGGAGCACATGGACTTTGACAGTCGCTGCACCTTTCTGGAGCTGTTTGCTGAGATAACATCCTCTGAAGAGCAGTGCATGTCCTTTGAGGGGATTCACCTTCCACAG GtccctgggaagctgctcttTGTCCTGGTGAAGCGCTACCTGTGTGCCATTTCTCTCCTGGATAAGCCGAGCAGTGGcgtggagcagggagaggagcagcagggctgtgctgtgcccagcccgTTCCCTGAGGAGAGGAACCATGTGAAGCAGGAATTTGAGTTCAGCATGGCCATGGCAAACCTCATCTCAGAGCTGGTGCATGTGATGGGCTGGAACCACAGCTAcaagccagagctgctgccccgACAGGAGTTCTGGCCTCATACCACCCGCTCCATCTTCCAGCACAAGActtcagccagcactgctgctgaagCAGTCCCTTCTTCCCCACCAAAAGAGCCCATGACCTTCAAGACACGGTCAGCCTTCCCGAGCCGTAGCAGCTACGTCGAGTACGTGCAGGCGAACCTCGTGTACGGCATGCGGGTGCGCATGCTGGAGGACTATGAGCAGGTCAGCGCGGGTGATGAGGGTGAATTCCGCCAGAGCAACGACGGCATGCAATCCGTCCAG GTGTACTGGCAAGCCCTAGGCTGTACATACTGGGTTCATTGGCACATGGTTGAGATCATTGGCGCTTCAGGGCAAAAAGAGCTCAAGGGTCAGCAGAAGGTAAACACCCTGACACGAAGTCACAGACTGAGAGCAG tTGCACAGCCATTTCTGGGCAAGCCCTTGGGAGGGCTGTACTCCCTGCCTTACCTGGGACAGCCGCCTACCCAGGCTGCAGAGGCCCTGAGCCGTGCTGAGTGGTGGGAGCTGCTCTTTTTTGTGAGGAAGCTGGAagcacagaagcagaaagagaTCAACTTTGTCatccagcaggaccagggacagcag GTGGATGAAGAAGCCCTGATCCAGCTGTCGGTACCTGTGGAGCTGGCCCAGAAGGTGCTGCAGGTCTTGGAGAAGCAGTGTCAGGGCAGCACTCTGTGTGACCTGCGTGGCTCCCACGTCTATGCCAGATACCTCCTCAATAGGGGAGCCAAGCAGGATGATGAGAGGAGCACTGCAGTGTCATCAGAGAGCGATGGCTGCAGGAGCACTGGCCCTGAAGCCTCGATGGCCAAGGCAACAAAAGAAGACCTTTCTGCAGCCACAGTCCCACCCCAAGTCCCCACTGTGGTGGTGAAGTCGGATTCCCAGCTGTTCAGTGAGCTCTTTGAGAGTGAAGGGCTGTCCTTCCCTGAGGTGACGGAGGAGCAGATCAGAG TGTTGGGCAGCTCCAAGGGGGTGAGTGAGAGCAGCTCGCTGACCGAGATTACAGCCGTGGTGAACGTGATcgagagcagcagctcagcgATGGGGCTGCGCTTAGCTGGGCTCAAGCAAATCTTGAGGATCCTGGAGGAGGAACCTGAATCCAAGCAGCAAgttggcacagcccaggccaggctggggacCAGATGTGCTGG GCTGATTCCTGGGGCTGACCCAGCTGCAGTAGAGCCGTGTGGGCAGGGAGAAGTTGGCTGGCAGGGCCCAAGGTGCTggtgtggcagtggcagtgccgGGAGGCTCCTCCTGAGTTGTCCATTCCCGAGCAGGGAGAAGCTGGTGCACGTGGCAGTGGAGCTGCTGATCACTGAGGCGTCAGAGAAGGCGCTGGTGGCGGTGATGCTGCGGCTGCTGGCCGTGCTGATGGTGCAGTACGACTGGCGCGTGCCATTTGCCACAGAGGGCGGTGTGCGGGCCGTGCTGGCCTGCATGCGGCATCACAGCTCCTCCGCCCTGGTGCAGCAGGCTGGCCTGGCG GCCCTGAAGGTCCTTGTGGGAGCTGCAGACGGTGAGCCGGGAGGTGGCAGTGAGAAGTCTTTGCCCTGGAACCAAGGTGACGCGCAGATGATGCGGGAGATCTTTGCCAGCATTGGCTCTGCTTCCAGCgagggctctgccagcctgcTGAGTaccatccctgctgccctgagcaCCATGCAGAGGGTCCCAGG GGGCTCCTCAGGGGTGCAGAATGGCTTGCTGGTGGTAAACATGCTGATGGATGGGCACCGGGGCCTGGCGGAGCAGCTGTCGAGCTGTGATCTCCCCGcggtgctgcagagctgctggagggacgGGCAGAGCATTGGCTGTCCTCACACAGTGCTGGCCCTCCGTGCCATCAACCGACTCGCAGAGCACCAGCTGCCCCTGGGCCTGGAGGCAGCAG GCAGAGAGCCCCCCCTGGACCTGAAGGGCATGCAGATGCTTCTAGGCAGGCTGGAGGATGACGCCTTGTccaaggaggtggtggtggcCCTGGAGCggcagctctgcagtgaagACTCTGTCACCTCTGGGCAGGTGTCCCAGTTGCTGCAGGACCACAGCTGCTTCAGGCTGTTGCTGCACAgcttggagctgctgggggcAGAGAAGACCATGACTCTAAGCATCCTCAG GATCCTCAACAAGTTCCTGGACAGTTATCAGGAGGGTGTGCTGCCTTGGCACGAGTGTGTGGAGCCCTGTGTGTCCTCCCTAAGTGCCCACAGCAGCAACTTGGAG gtgctgcaggaggttGTTGGCTTCCTGCACCGCCTGGCCACTGCCAGCAAGGACTGTGTGGTGGTGATGTGCCACGTGGGCACACACAAGGCTCTGTCGAAAGCCCTggaaaagcacagcacagctccgTCGctggtgccagcactgctcacccTGCTGACAGACTGTGAGAAGTATGCCAGCCTCTACAAGAAGCTGACAACCAGCATCTTGGCTGGATGCATCCAG CTGGTCCTGGGACAGATTGAGGAGCACCGCCGGAGCCACCAGCCCATCAGCATCCCTTTCTTTGATGTCTTCCTGCACAACCTGTGCCAAG TGTCCAACATGGGGATGAAGGAGGACAAGTGTTGGGAGAAGGTGCAAGTCTCGTCCAACCCGCACCAGGCCAGCAAGCTCATGGACAGGAACCCCAGGACATACTGGGAGTCGAACGGCAGCACTGGCTCACACTTCATCACTGTGCACATGCAGTGTGGTGTGGTGATCAG ggagaTGAGCATGCTGGTGTCCAGCGAGGACTCCAGCTATATGCCATGCCGTGTTGTGGTGCTGGGGGGAGACAGCCCTGCCACCATCAGAACGGAACTCAACACG GTGACCATCCTTCCTTCGGACAGCAGAGTGATCCTGCTGGAGAACATGACCCGCTTCTGGCCTATCATCCAGATCCGAGTGAAGCGGTGCCAGCAG GGTGGCATTGACACACGTGTGCGTGGCATTGAGGTGCTGGGTCCCAAGCCCATGTTCTGGCCCATCTTCAAGGAGCAGCTGTGCCGGCGGACATTTCTCTCCTGCACTGCTCGGGCTCAAACCTGGTGCCGGGAGATCTGCCGGGACCGGGAGCAACTGCTGCACCTCTTTGGCAG ACTGAACCAGGTGCTGCAGCACGAGCAGGGCTTTGCCGACCGCTTCCTTCCTGATGACGAGGCAGCCCGGGCATTGGGCAGGACATGCTGGGAGGCCCTGGTGAACCCGTTGGTGCAGAGGATCACTAGCCCAG ACCCTGATGGTGTCAGTCCCCTGGCCTGGCTTTTGAGCGAGTACCTGGAGAGTGTGGAGCTACCCCGCCGTGCCACGGGATGCCGGGCTGCCTTTGGTTCCTGCGTGCGGCGCCTGACCCAGCTTCTGGTGCACGTGGACCCTGGAGGCCCAGAGCCAGAGGAGACAAGAGCAGCTG GTGGGAAGGCGGGGAAGAATAAGGAGCTGCCAGCCAGAGCTGCAAAGGCAGTGGTGGAGAAATCAAGCGGCCTGTGGGGAGTCTCGCGGTGCTGGCGTGGCGTGGTGCAGCAGCAG GTGCAGCGGTTCCTGAAGGCAGCAGGGCGGGTGCCAGACTTTGCGGAGCGATACTGCAGGCTGTACCAGTGCCTGCGCAGTGCCACGGAGGAGCTCTTTGGACAGCAGGCTGCCTTCTTGCTGGCCCTGGGCCAAGGCTTCGCGGGGGCTTTGCTGCAGCTTTCCTTCCCGAGTGCCCTGCAT GTGAGCGAGCAGTTGGCCCGCTACCTTGACATGCAGATCCAGAAGTTCcgcagggctgtgggcagcacagggccgctggagcagctgcagcagttctTGGAGCCCTTTGTTGTCTTCAGTGGCCTGGAGCTCGCCCACACCTTCGAACACTTCTATAG GCACTATTTGGGGGACCGGCTGCTGACACAAGGGCCATCTTGGCTGGAAGGAGTCATCGTGGAGCAGATCAGGCTGTGCTTCCCCAGCCGCTTTCCCCAAGATATGCTGAGCAACTTGGCTGAGTCAGAGGAGCTCCAGCGGCAGTTCTGCCtcttccagctgcaggagcaggataagcagctgctggagctggacaCAGGCCTGGACGAG GTGCTGCAGACAGCCTCAGTGGCGAATGTGCCAGAGGTGAAGGTGCTGGCCCTGTCCCCGCGCTGCTGGCCTGTTTCCCCACTCTGTTATATGGATAACCCTGGGAGGTTTTTCTCAGCAGCGCTGAGCTCCCCCCTGGATGAGTTTGCCAACTTCTGCTGGCGGA GCCagagccagctgggctgggagtgcaGAAAGCCCCGGCGATTGCAGTGGACGTGGCTGGGCCACGCTGAGCTGCAGTTTGGAGACTGTGTCCTCCACGTGTCCACGCTACAGATGTACATCCTGCTGTGCTTCAACAGCAGCGAG gaggtggcTGTGGAGGCCCTGCTGCAGGCAACAGGGCTCCCTGCTGACCTGGTGCACCACGCGCTGACACCGCTGACCAACAGCCAGGGCATCCTGGTGCAGAGCTGCACACCAGGAG CTCCAGGTGCACTACAGCTGAACCAGGCAGCCCTGGCCCAGGCCTCTGGCCACCACCTGaggctgctgccccagcagaggTACCTGCAGacagagaaggctgaggtgAGCAccctggaaaggaaaaggaatgtcCTCTGCTGCCTCATCACCCGCATCCTTAAGGTGGAGAAACAGCTCCAAATCGACAACCTGGTGTTCAGG GTGATTGATGCCTGTCAGAAGGGCGAGTTGGGACCAGGTGTGCAGTTCCTGAGCTTCTGCTGCCACAGTGTGGACGTGCTGTCCTGCATCCTGCACCTGTTAAACCAGGGCTATCTCCGGCGCCAGGAGGGGAGGCCTCATGTCTTGGAGTACATCTCTCCTAAACCCACAAcaccctccagctcccaggTCCAGCCACAGGTTGCCTTCCAGACTGTAGAGATCAAGACTGCATCAAGCCTGGCCTTTGCTGAAAGGAGAAAGACTTTTTCCACATTCAGGTAG